One window of Solwaraspora sp. WMMA2056 genomic DNA carries:
- a CDS encoding TIGR03936 family radical SAM-associated protein, with the protein MTDIPCPFPRSVTISRKPQPEGGQAPVVQRIRIRYAKRGPLRFTSHRDFARAFERALRRANAPVAFSQGFTPHPKISYASAAPTGVASEAEYLEIGLQRAVDPDELRVALDAALSPGLDVLAAVESAGGSLADRIDASHWRIELAGVGSAQAETAVAAFLSAGEVLVERLTKQGRRTFDARAAVLRMTVAAGAATPAGPGVRPPDGLPSEVSSVPCAILDLVVRQVTPSVRPDDVLSGLRVMADLEPPVPPRVTRLAQGTLTAQGEIVDPLEADRVGQPSVNASRVPAGAQ; encoded by the coding sequence ATGACGGACATCCCTTGTCCCTTTCCGAGGAGCGTCACAATCAGCAGGAAGCCACAGCCGGAGGGCGGTCAGGCACCGGTCGTCCAGCGGATCCGGATCCGGTACGCCAAACGCGGGCCGCTGCGGTTCACGTCGCACCGTGACTTCGCCCGCGCGTTCGAGCGGGCGTTGCGCCGGGCCAACGCGCCGGTCGCCTTCTCCCAGGGGTTCACCCCGCACCCGAAGATCTCGTACGCCAGCGCCGCGCCGACCGGCGTCGCCAGCGAGGCCGAGTACCTGGAGATCGGCCTGCAGCGGGCCGTCGACCCGGACGAACTGAGGGTGGCGCTCGACGCCGCCCTGTCACCCGGGCTCGACGTGTTGGCCGCGGTGGAGTCGGCCGGCGGCAGCCTTGCCGACCGGATCGACGCCTCGCACTGGCGGATCGAACTCGCCGGCGTCGGGTCGGCGCAGGCCGAAACAGCGGTCGCAGCCTTCCTCTCCGCCGGTGAGGTGCTCGTCGAGCGCCTCACCAAGCAGGGGCGGCGCACCTTCGACGCCCGCGCCGCGGTACTGCGTATGACGGTCGCGGCCGGGGCCGCCACCCCCGCCGGACCAGGTGTCCGACCCCCGGACGGCCTACCTTCCGAGGTCAGCTCGGTGCCGTGTGCGATACTCGACCTAGTCGTCCGGCAGGTCACCCCGTCGGTACGACCCGATGACGTCCTTTCCGGCCTGCGCGTCATGGCCGACCTGGAGCCGCCGGTGCCGCCCCGCGTGACCCGGCTAGCACAGGGAACACTGACCGCGCAGGGGGAGATCGTCGATCCGTTGGAGGCGGATCGCGTCGGACAGCCATCGGTGAACGCCAGCCGTGTTCCGGCCGGCGCTCAGTAA
- a CDS encoding Rne/Rng family ribonuclease, whose translation MLDNEPEGGKRTGGEPGDDTADVTRSAPARTTRRRTSKAAAAAAAEPAAATGAAAAASPDPAAAAAEAGGQTPPEPAVAPRTRRRRAVAAEPVGEAVAVEPTGEAVTPAPAEPVEPVKKATRTRRKKTAEPAVVVPVEASEPAPGAAAPRMTAPSAVEPAGPPTPASEPLTTGPATEATDGEAAVEEPAADQVAAPTTRGRRRSAATPPAVLFMAPDPQTAPPVVGRAAAVATAATTAAPAAAAPTASAVPTEGDTETEEPVRRRRRGRRGADSEEPAASPVPDEAAAVPVDEADDATDEADEADDSDDDTPAGRRRRRRGRRGRGRGKGGTDDDTDVDEESASADAEAEAADDGDTADGDSLTRRRRRRRRRGSGDAESGAEDGVPTVVKIREPRKNVDEVQGVTGSTRLEAKRQRRRDGREQRRTRPPILSESEFLARREAVDRDMVVRQRGDRTQIAVLEDGILVEHYVTRASSGTMAGNVYLGRVQNVLPSMEAAFVDVGRGRNAVLYAGEVNWDATGLEGRARSIEQALRSGDSVLVQVTKDPIGHKGARLTSHIALSGRHLVYVPNGNASGISRKLPDTERKRLRDILKKLVPDGAGVIVRTAAEGASEDELARDVKRLQAQWDDIQAKAGSGGAPTLLYEEPDLVIRVVRDLFNEDFRELVVQGDTAYGLVESYLAHVSPDLLPRLRRHAGVADVFADRRIDEQILKGLDRKVFLPSGGHLVIDRTEAMTVIDVNTGKYTGAGGNLEETVTRNNLEAAEEIVRQLRLRDIGGIVVIDFIDMVLESNRELVLRRLTECLGRDRTKHQVTEITSLGLVQMTRKRIGAGLLEAFSETCDCCKGRGLIIHTEPVPEKARSAGGGAGEKVKAVAAAAPAAPAAPAAPTTAAGRRRARKAAETAPEVAEVAADIVEDVVEVAPDVVEAAGDMTGLPGVDAAGTAPEPAVTPPANAASVPVVAPEPTAAATPAGPSTGPVVSGVITGVIGGSGVVSPQPVVAATEDEDETMGYDLSRYEVDEVEPVSNGAGSTRLAGDGDPDLAGDPDEDDPESDVSGGEHASGGRRRVRRTGTRRRTRP comes from the coding sequence ATGCTCGACAACGAGCCCGAGGGCGGGAAGCGTACCGGTGGGGAACCGGGCGACGACACCGCCGATGTGACCCGATCCGCACCTGCCCGGACCACCCGGCGGCGGACCAGCAAGGCTGCGGCCGCCGCTGCGGCCGAGCCGGCCGCCGCGACGGGGGCCGCTGCGGCCGCCAGCCCGGATCCGGCCGCCGCTGCCGCCGAGGCCGGCGGGCAGACACCGCCGGAACCGGCTGTCGCGCCACGGACCCGCCGACGCCGCGCGGTCGCGGCCGAGCCGGTCGGCGAGGCCGTCGCGGTGGAACCGACCGGGGAGGCCGTCACACCAGCGCCGGCCGAGCCGGTGGAGCCGGTGAAGAAGGCGACCCGGACCCGGCGCAAGAAGACCGCCGAGCCGGCGGTCGTGGTACCGGTCGAGGCCAGCGAGCCGGCCCCCGGCGCGGCGGCCCCCCGGATGACGGCACCGTCGGCGGTGGAGCCGGCCGGGCCGCCCACCCCGGCCAGCGAGCCGTTGACGACCGGCCCGGCGACGGAGGCGACCGACGGCGAGGCGGCTGTCGAGGAGCCGGCTGCCGACCAGGTCGCGGCACCGACCACCCGTGGCCGGCGGCGCAGCGCCGCCACCCCGCCCGCCGTGCTGTTCATGGCACCGGACCCGCAGACCGCACCGCCCGTGGTCGGGCGGGCCGCAGCGGTGGCGACCGCCGCGACCACTGCCGCACCTGCCGCCGCCGCGCCGACGGCCAGCGCCGTCCCAACCGAGGGTGACACCGAGACCGAGGAGCCGGTACGGCGCCGTCGGCGGGGCCGCCGTGGCGCCGACAGCGAGGAACCGGCGGCGTCGCCGGTGCCCGACGAGGCCGCCGCCGTGCCGGTCGACGAGGCCGATGACGCGACCGATGAGGCCGACGAGGCCGACGACTCCGACGACGACACCCCTGCGGGCCGTCGGCGGCGTCGCCGGGGCCGGCGCGGCCGTGGCCGGGGCAAGGGCGGCACGGACGACGACACCGACGTCGACGAGGAGTCGGCGTCGGCGGATGCCGAAGCGGAGGCGGCCGACGACGGCGACACCGCCGACGGTGACTCGCTGACCCGTCGGCGCCGCCGTCGGCGTCGACGCGGATCCGGCGACGCGGAGTCGGGTGCCGAGGACGGCGTACCGACGGTGGTGAAGATCCGTGAGCCGCGTAAGAACGTCGACGAGGTGCAGGGTGTCACCGGCTCGACCCGGCTGGAGGCCAAGCGGCAGCGCCGCCGGGACGGCCGCGAGCAGCGCCGGACCCGGCCCCCGATCCTGAGTGAGTCGGAGTTCCTGGCCCGTCGGGAGGCGGTCGACCGGGACATGGTGGTCCGCCAGCGTGGGGACCGTACCCAGATCGCGGTGCTGGAGGACGGCATCCTCGTCGAGCACTACGTGACCCGGGCCTCGTCCGGCACGATGGCCGGCAACGTCTATCTCGGCAGGGTGCAGAACGTGCTGCCGAGCATGGAGGCCGCCTTCGTCGACGTGGGGCGGGGCCGCAACGCCGTGCTGTACGCCGGCGAGGTCAACTGGGACGCCACCGGGTTGGAAGGGCGGGCCCGCTCGATCGAGCAGGCGCTGCGCTCCGGTGACTCGGTGCTCGTGCAGGTCACCAAGGACCCGATCGGCCACAAGGGGGCCCGGCTCACCAGTCACATCGCGCTGTCCGGGCGGCACCTGGTGTACGTACCGAACGGCAACGCCTCGGGGATCAGCCGTAAGCTGCCCGACACCGAGCGCAAGCGGCTGCGGGACATCCTGAAGAAGCTGGTGCCCGACGGCGCCGGCGTGATCGTGCGGACCGCCGCCGAGGGGGCCAGTGAGGACGAGCTGGCCCGCGACGTCAAGCGGTTGCAGGCGCAGTGGGACGACATCCAGGCCAAGGCCGGTTCCGGCGGCGCGCCGACGCTGCTGTACGAGGAGCCGGATCTGGTCATCCGGGTGGTCCGGGACCTGTTCAACGAGGATTTCCGCGAGCTGGTCGTGCAGGGCGACACCGCGTACGGGCTGGTCGAGTCGTATCTCGCGCACGTGTCGCCGGACCTGCTGCCCCGGTTGCGCCGGCACGCCGGCGTGGCGGACGTGTTCGCCGACCGGCGGATCGACGAGCAGATTCTCAAGGGTCTGGACCGCAAGGTCTTCCTGCCTTCCGGCGGCCACCTGGTGATCGACCGGACCGAGGCGATGACCGTGATCGACGTCAACACCGGCAAGTACACCGGTGCCGGCGGCAACCTGGAGGAGACGGTCACCCGCAACAACCTGGAGGCCGCCGAGGAGATCGTCCGTCAGCTGCGGCTGCGCGACATCGGTGGCATCGTGGTGATCGACTTCATCGACATGGTGCTGGAGTCCAACCGTGAGTTGGTGCTGCGTCGGCTGACCGAATGCCTGGGCCGGGACCGGACCAAGCACCAGGTGACCGAGATCACCTCACTCGGGCTGGTGCAGATGACCCGCAAGCGCATCGGTGCCGGGCTGCTGGAGGCGTTCAGTGAGACCTGTGACTGCTGCAAGGGCCGCGGACTGATCATCCACACCGAGCCGGTGCCGGAGAAGGCCCGCTCGGCCGGCGGCGGCGCGGGGGAGAAGGTCAAGGCGGTCGCCGCCGCAGCCCCGGCCGCCCCAGCTGCCCCGGCCGCGCCGACGACGGCCGCTGGTCGACGGCGCGCCCGCAAGGCCGCCGAGACCGCACCCGAGGTCGCCGAGGTGGCAGCTGACATCGTCGAGGACGTGGTCGAGGTCGCGCCGGACGTGGTCGAGGCGGCGGGTGACATGACCGGGTTGCCGGGCGTCGACGCAGCGGGCACCGCGCCGGAGCCGGCTGTGACGCCGCCGGCCAACGCGGCGTCGGTGCCGGTCGTGGCACCGGAGCCGACGGCTGCCGCAACACCGGCCGGCCCGTCGACCGGGCCGGTCGTCTCCGGGGTGATCACCGGGGTCATCGGTGGTTCGGGCGTCGTCAGCCCGCAGCCGGTCGTGGCCGCGACGGAGGACGAGGACGAGACCATGGGCTACGACCTGTCCCGGTACGAGGTGGACGAGGTCGAGCCGGTCAGCAACGGGGCGGGGTCGACCCGCCTCGCCGGGGACGGCGACCCGGATCTGGCCGGCGATCCGGACGAGGACGACCCGGAATCGGACGTCTCGGGCGGGGAGCATGCCTCCGGCGGTCGGCGGCGGGTGCGCCGGACCGGTACCCGGCGTCGTACCCGCCCCTGA
- the rplU gene encoding 50S ribosomal protein L21 — translation MYAIVKTGGKQYKVAEGDVIEVEKLTGAPGDAVALPAVLLVDGDDLVTDATALAQVAVTGEIAAHTKGPKIRIHKFKNKTGYHKRQGHRQPLTQVKVTGISNGK, via the coding sequence ATGTACGCGATCGTCAAGACCGGCGGCAAGCAGTACAAGGTCGCTGAGGGCGACGTGATCGAGGTCGAGAAGCTCACCGGTGCCCCCGGCGACGCGGTGGCGCTTCCCGCAGTGCTCCTCGTCGATGGCGACGACCTGGTGACCGACGCGACCGCGCTTGCCCAGGTCGCGGTGACCGGCGAGATCGCCGCGCACACCAAGGGTCCGAAGATCCGGATCCACAAGTTCAAGAACAAGACCGGCTACCACAAGCGCCAGGGTCACCGCCAGCCGCTGACCCAGGTCAAGGTGACCGGCATCTCGAACGGGAAGTAG
- the rpmA gene encoding 50S ribosomal protein L27 codes for MAHKKGASSSRNGRDSEAKRLGVKRFGGQVVSAGEILIRQRGTKFHPGDLVGRGGDDTLFALAAGSVQFGTKRGRKTVNIVPAAQ; via the coding sequence ATGGCACACAAAAAGGGTGCATCCAGCTCGCGTAACGGTCGCGACTCGGAAGCCAAGCGCCTCGGTGTCAAGCGCTTCGGCGGTCAGGTCGTCAGCGCCGGTGAGATCCTGATCCGCCAGCGTGGCACCAAGTTCCACCCCGGCGACCTGGTCGGCCGGGGCGGCGACGACACGCTGTTCGCGCTGGCCGCCGGGTCGGTGCAGTTCGGCACGAAGCGTGGCCGCAAGACGGTCAACATCGTGCCGGCGGCACAGTAG
- the obgE gene encoding GTPase ObgE, translating to MTTFVDRVVLHVLAGNGGHGCVSIHREKFKPFGGPDGGNGGHGGSVTLVVDPQVHTLLDFHFRQHAKAENGKGGAGGNRDGAKGADLVLKVPNGTNVLTLDGEVLADLVGVGTSLEIARGGRGGRGNAALASARRKAPGFAELGEPGEQLDVVLELKSVADVGLVGFPSAGKSSLISVISAAKPKIADYPFTTLVPNLGVVRADEHTFTVADVPGLIPGAATGKGLGLEFLRHIERCAVLAHVVDTATLEPGRDPMADIDAIEAELAAYGGLADRPRLVILNKIDVPDGRAMAELVRADLAARGLPVFEVSTATREGLRELTYALADMVAQARADAPELEPTRIVLRPAAVDDAGFTVEPLADGEFRIRGTRPERWVRQTNFDNDEAVGYLADRLARLGVEEALAKAGAQPGALVRIGSWEFDWRPEHFAEVEYVPGSRGTDVRLEEPSTRVGAAQRLADRKARRQRFEDVAGASTGGVGETAGAAAGDPAGPRVDVPESN from the coding sequence GTGACGACCTTCGTCGACCGGGTTGTGCTGCACGTACTGGCCGGCAACGGCGGGCACGGTTGCGTCTCGATCCACCGGGAGAAGTTCAAGCCGTTCGGTGGTCCGGACGGCGGTAACGGCGGGCACGGCGGAAGCGTCACCCTCGTCGTCGACCCGCAGGTGCACACCTTGCTGGACTTCCATTTCCGGCAGCACGCCAAGGCCGAGAACGGCAAGGGCGGTGCCGGCGGCAACCGAGACGGCGCCAAGGGCGCCGACCTGGTGCTCAAGGTGCCGAACGGGACGAACGTGCTGACCCTCGACGGTGAGGTGCTGGCCGACCTCGTCGGGGTGGGCACCAGCCTGGAGATCGCCCGGGGTGGCCGGGGCGGTCGGGGCAACGCCGCACTGGCCAGCGCCCGACGCAAGGCACCCGGCTTCGCCGAGCTCGGTGAGCCGGGCGAACAGCTCGACGTCGTACTGGAGCTCAAGAGCGTCGCCGACGTCGGACTGGTCGGGTTTCCGTCGGCCGGCAAGTCGTCGCTGATCTCGGTGATCTCGGCGGCCAAACCCAAGATCGCGGATTATCCGTTCACCACCCTGGTGCCGAACCTCGGCGTGGTCCGCGCCGACGAGCACACCTTCACCGTCGCCGACGTACCCGGCCTGATCCCCGGCGCGGCGACCGGCAAGGGACTCGGTCTGGAGTTCCTGCGCCACATCGAGCGGTGCGCGGTGCTGGCGCACGTGGTGGACACCGCCACGCTCGAGCCGGGGCGGGACCCGATGGCCGACATCGACGCGATCGAGGCCGAGCTGGCGGCGTACGGCGGCCTGGCCGACCGTCCCCGGTTGGTGATCCTGAACAAGATCGACGTGCCGGACGGTCGTGCGATGGCCGAGCTGGTCCGCGCCGACCTGGCCGCCCGGGGGCTGCCGGTCTTCGAGGTCTCCACGGCCACCCGGGAAGGACTGCGGGAGCTGACGTACGCCCTGGCGGACATGGTCGCGCAAGCTCGGGCGGACGCACCGGAGCTGGAGCCGACGAGGATCGTGCTGCGCCCCGCCGCGGTCGACGACGCCGGGTTCACCGTGGAGCCGCTGGCCGACGGCGAGTTCCGGATCCGCGGCACCCGGCCGGAGCGGTGGGTACGGCAGACCAACTTCGACAACGACGAGGCTGTCGGTTACCTGGCCGACCGGTTGGCCCGCCTCGGGGTGGAGGAGGCGCTGGCCAAGGCGGGGGCCCAGCCGGGTGCGCTGGTCCGGATCGGCTCGTGGGAGTTCGACTGGCGGCCGGAGCACTTCGCCGAGGTGGAGTACGTGCCGGGTTCGCGGGGCACCGACGTGCGGCTGGAGGAGCCGTCGACGCGGGTGGGTGCCGCCCAGCGGCTCGCCGACCGCAAGGCGCGGCGGCAGCGCTTCGAGGACGTCGCGGGTGCGTCGACCGGTGGCGTTGGCGAGACCGCCGGGGCTGCTGCGGGCGACCCGGCAGGCCCACGAGTGGACGTACCCGAAAGTAACTGA
- a CDS encoding GNAT family N-acetyltransferase, whose protein sequence is MLIERRPSIDPEVAALVATQQRELAESTEAPRGGRPVVAIGRPGHDDARYLVCVVDGRAVACGAVRSVDGQTAEITRMYVRPAYRGRGIARHLLTALEESAYALGHTVFRLETGSNLAVALRLYASAGYAQIPASGDDPAGPYRVCFEKRLPAAAA, encoded by the coding sequence GTGTTAATTGAGCGTCGCCCGTCCATCGATCCGGAGGTCGCCGCGCTGGTCGCGACCCAGCAGCGCGAGCTGGCCGAGTCAACCGAGGCGCCCCGTGGTGGTCGGCCGGTCGTTGCGATCGGCCGACCGGGCCACGACGATGCCCGGTACCTGGTCTGTGTGGTCGACGGGCGTGCGGTGGCCTGCGGCGCCGTCCGGTCGGTCGACGGGCAGACCGCCGAGATCACCCGGATGTACGTGCGGCCGGCGTACCGGGGCCGAGGGATCGCTCGGCATCTGCTGACCGCGTTGGAGGAGTCGGCGTACGCGCTGGGCCACACGGTGTTCCGGCTGGAGACGGGCAGCAACCTCGCGGTCGCGCTGCGCCTGTACGCCTCGGCGGGGTACGCGCAGATCCCGGCGTCCGGTGACGACCCCGCCGGTCCGTACCGCGTCTGTTTCGAAAAGCGGCTTCCCGCTGCTGCCGCGTGA